In Nocardioides sp. zg-1228, a single window of DNA contains:
- a CDS encoding DNA polymerase III subunit gamma and tau, with product MESPLALYRRYRPETFQEVIGQDHVTEPLRAALAANRVNHAYLFSGPRGCGKTTSARILARALNCAQAPIADPCGECDSCRDLARGGPGSIDVIEIDAASHGGVDDARDLREKAFFAPVRDRYKVYIIDEAHMVTTQGFNALLKLVEEPPPHLRFIFATTEPDKVLPTIRSRTHHYPFRLIPPRLLSDYLSQLAAEEGVSIEPAALPLVVRAGAGSARDTLSVLDQLLGGAGPGGVTHKLATDLLGFTPDTLLDEVVEAFATRDGAAVFSVVDKVVETGQDPRRFTEDLLRRLRDLVIVTAVPDAPATGLIDVPEDAGERLVAQAARFGAIELSRAADIVAAGLTEMRGATAPRLLLELLCARVLLPGADHTSDGVMARLERLERRMDVAGAPAPSGPSAAPAVAAPSAAPHRPDQPAAPAQPPAQAPAQPSAQSPAEPPAQASAPAPVRDEGPPPPPPIPTSMPSSAPGSVDATPAGQAPPVVAEPAPVPAAGAGPDAPVAEQPAGPRGGLSLVDVRRLWPDILEQTKNRRRLAWMVLSQHAHVVDVDGVRLTVGFANAGARDSFVNGGCDEILRQAAIDVVGMDWRVESIVDPSGAAAEAPVVRQAATDSRPSSAPAQEAPSGPPDWVSGSATPASPAAPAAPPPVSAAPAREALEAARSGSPAEPAAPVRSADDDVDPDDPDADSAAIDTESLLSQTLGARLIEEIKND from the coding sequence GTGGAGTCACCGCTCGCGCTCTATCGCCGCTACCGGCCCGAGACCTTCCAGGAGGTCATCGGGCAGGACCACGTGACCGAGCCGTTGCGGGCCGCGCTGGCGGCCAACCGCGTCAACCACGCCTACCTCTTCTCCGGGCCCCGCGGCTGCGGCAAGACCACCTCCGCGCGCATCCTGGCCCGCGCGCTCAACTGCGCTCAGGCGCCGATCGCCGACCCGTGCGGCGAGTGCGACAGCTGCCGCGACCTCGCCCGCGGGGGTCCGGGCTCCATCGACGTGATCGAGATCGACGCGGCCTCCCACGGCGGCGTCGACGACGCCCGCGACCTGCGCGAGAAGGCGTTCTTCGCGCCGGTGCGCGACCGCTACAAGGTCTACATCATCGACGAGGCCCACATGGTCACCACGCAGGGCTTCAACGCCCTGCTCAAGCTCGTCGAGGAGCCGCCGCCCCACCTGCGGTTCATCTTCGCCACGACCGAGCCCGACAAGGTGCTGCCGACCATCCGCTCGCGCACCCACCACTACCCCTTCCGGCTGATCCCGCCGCGCCTGCTGAGCGACTACCTGTCCCAGCTCGCCGCCGAGGAGGGGGTGTCGATCGAGCCCGCCGCGCTGCCGCTCGTCGTGCGCGCCGGCGCCGGGTCGGCCCGCGACACGCTGTCGGTGCTCGACCAGCTGCTGGGCGGGGCCGGTCCGGGCGGGGTGACCCACAAGCTCGCGACCGACCTGCTCGGCTTCACCCCGGACACGCTGCTGGACGAGGTGGTCGAGGCGTTCGCCACCCGCGACGGCGCCGCCGTGTTCTCCGTGGTCGACAAGGTGGTCGAGACCGGGCAGGACCCGCGCCGCTTCACCGAGGACCTGCTTCGCCGGCTGCGCGACCTGGTCATCGTCACCGCCGTGCCCGACGCCCCGGCCACCGGGCTCATCGACGTCCCCGAGGACGCGGGCGAGCGCCTCGTCGCGCAGGCCGCGCGCTTCGGCGCCATCGAGCTCAGCCGGGCCGCCGACATCGTCGCCGCCGGCCTCACCGAGATGCGCGGCGCGACCGCGCCCCGCCTGCTCCTCGAGCTGCTCTGCGCCCGCGTGCTGCTGCCCGGCGCCGACCACACCTCCGACGGCGTGATGGCGCGCCTGGAGCGCCTCGAGCGGCGCATGGACGTCGCGGGTGCCCCGGCGCCGTCCGGCCCGTCCGCCGCCCCGGCGGTCGCGGCTCCCTCGGCTGCCCCGCACCGCCCCGACCAGCCGGCCGCGCCGGCCCAGCCGCCCGCCCAGGCGCCCGCCCAGCCGTCCGCCCAGTCGCCCGCCGAGCCGCCGGCGCAGGCATCTGCTCCGGCGCCGGTCCGCGACGAGGGCCCGCCGCCGCCCCCGCCGATCCCGACCTCGATGCCGAGCTCGGCTCCCGGATCGGTGGACGCGACCCCGGCCGGGCAGGCACCGCCCGTCGTCGCCGAGCCCGCGCCGGTGCCCGCGGCCGGCGCCGGGCCCGACGCCCCGGTCGCCGAGCAGCCGGCCGGACCACGCGGCGGCCTCAGCCTCGTCGACGTACGGCGGCTGTGGCCCGACATCCTCGAGCAGACCAAGAACCGTCGCCGTCTCGCGTGGATGGTGCTCTCGCAGCACGCCCATGTCGTCGACGTCGACGGTGTCCGACTCACCGTCGGCTTCGCCAACGCCGGGGCCCGCGACTCGTTCGTCAACGGCGGCTGCGACGAGATCCTGCGGCAGGCCGCGATCGACGTCGTCGGCATGGACTGGCGCGTCGAGTCGATCGTCGACCCCTCGGGCGCTGCCGCCGAGGCCCCGGTGGTCCGCCAGGCGGCCACCGACTCCCGCCCGTCGTCCGCCCCGGCCCAGGAGGCCCCCAGCGGGCCGCCCGACTGGGTGAGCGGCTCCGCGACACCCGCCAGCCCTGCGGCGCCCGCCGCCCCGCCCCCGGTGTCCGCCGCGCCCGCCCGCGAGGCGCTCGAGGCCGCCCGCTCCGGCAGCCCCGCGGAGCCCGCGGCGCCGGTCCGCTCCGCCGACGACGACGTCGACCCCGACGACCCCGACGCCGACTCCGCGGCCATCGACACCGAGTCGCTGCTCAGCCAGACGCTCGGCGCCCGGCTGATCGAAGAGATCAAGAACGACTGA
- a CDS encoding YbaB/EbfC family nucleoid-associated protein, with protein sequence MTQNPFDALGGGGFDMNALLQQAQQMQQQLEEAQADLARQTVEGTVAGGAVTVTANGVGELVGVTIRSGEFDGSDPDDLSDLSDLIVAAYRDARAKSEALASDSLGPLTEGLGGGGGMPGIPGLG encoded by the coding sequence ATGACCCAGAACCCCTTCGACGCCCTCGGCGGCGGCGGCTTCGACATGAACGCCCTGCTCCAGCAGGCGCAGCAGATGCAGCAGCAGCTCGAGGAGGCGCAGGCCGACCTCGCCCGGCAGACCGTCGAGGGCACCGTCGCCGGCGGCGCCGTCACGGTCACCGCCAACGGCGTTGGCGAGCTGGTCGGCGTGACGATCCGCTCCGGTGAGTTCGACGGCAGTGACCCCGACGACCTGTCCGACCTCTCCGACCTCATCGTCGCCGCCTACCGCGACGCGCGGGCCAAGTCCGAGGCGCTCGCCAGCGACTCCCTGGGCCCGCTGACCGAGGGCCTCGGCGGGGGCGGCGGCATGCCCGGCATCCCCGGCCTGGGCTGA
- the recR gene encoding recombination mediator RecR, with amino-acid sequence MYEGVVQDLIDELGRLPGVGPKSAQRIAFHLLQAEPTDVRRLADVLIEVKARVKFCSTCFNVSEDERCRICRDERRDPSVLCVVEEYKDVVAIERTREFRGRYHVLGGAISPIDGIGPDQLHVKELMPRLADGAVTEVILATDPNLEGEATATYLTRLLLPMGLRVTRLASGLPVGGDLEYADEVTLGRAFAGRRSAE; translated from the coding sequence TTGTACGAAGGTGTCGTCCAGGACCTGATCGACGAGCTCGGCCGGCTGCCGGGCGTCGGCCCCAAGAGCGCGCAGCGCATCGCGTTCCACCTGCTCCAGGCCGAGCCCACCGACGTGCGCCGCCTCGCCGACGTGCTGATCGAGGTCAAGGCGCGGGTGAAGTTCTGCTCGACCTGCTTCAACGTCAGCGAGGACGAGCGGTGTCGGATCTGCCGCGACGAGCGGCGCGACCCGAGCGTGCTGTGCGTCGTGGAGGAGTACAAGGACGTCGTGGCGATCGAGCGCACCCGCGAGTTCCGCGGCCGCTACCACGTGCTCGGCGGGGCGATCTCGCCGATCGACGGCATCGGCCCCGACCAGCTCCACGTCAAGGAGCTGATGCCGCGCCTGGCCGACGGCGCGGTCACCGAGGTCATCCTCGCGACCGACCCCAACCTCGAGGGCGAGGCCACCGCCACCTACCTCACGCGCCTCCTCCTGCCGATGGGGTTGCGCGTCACGCGTCTGGCGAGTGGACTGCCAGTGGGCGGCGACCTCGAGTACGCCGACGAGGTGACGCTCGGGCGAGCGTTCGCCGGAAGGAGATCAGCCGAATGA